Proteins encoded by one window of Martelella endophytica:
- a CDS encoding RidA family protein, with amino-acid sequence MAHYRHRPFNTKETYPEQNLDNDLAQAVVAEGGKTIFLRGQCPQDLDTAINITSSDPVEQTHKVMSNIRQLVEECGGDMGHVTKLVVYLTDVRHREAVYRTMGEYIRGVHPVCTGLVVVALARPEWLVEIDATAVIPE; translated from the coding sequence ATGGCTCATTACCGTCACCGCCCTTTCAACACCAAGGAAACCTATCCCGAGCAGAACCTCGACAACGACCTCGCCCAGGCCGTCGTTGCCGAAGGTGGCAAGACGATCTTTCTGCGTGGCCAGTGCCCGCAGGATCTCGACACCGCGATCAACATCACCTCCAGCGATCCGGTCGAGCAGACCCACAAGGTGATGAGCAATATCCGCCAGCTCGTCGAGGAATGTGGCGGCGACATGGGTCATGTGACCAAGCTGGTCGTCTACCTCACCGATGTGCGCCATCGCGAGGCCGTCTATCGCACCATGGGTGAATATATCCGCGGCGTGCACCCCGTCTGCACCGGCCTTGTCGTCGTGGCGCTGGCCCGTCCCGAATGGCTGGTGGAAATCGACGCCACGGCCGTGATCCCCGAATAG
- a CDS encoding DUF1028 domain-containing protein, whose translation MTFSIIGHCPETGMFGMAISSSSPAVAARCAFARAGVGVVSTQNVTDPRLGPHALDLMARGASAAEAVAILARSGGKHMAWRQVLALGRSGESSIHSGTNVLGMWSEAQGRDTAAAGNLLADAGVPEVMVQHFQSSTGHLGARLVGALRAGLDAGGEAGPVHSAGLLVVDKESWPLAELRIDWTEDCPIAALEAAWEVYAPQMQDYVTRALNPEAAPSYGVPGDE comes from the coding sequence ATGACCTTTTCGATTATCGGCCACTGCCCGGAAACCGGCATGTTCGGCATGGCGATCTCTTCCTCCTCGCCGGCCGTCGCCGCCCGTTGCGCCTTTGCCCGCGCGGGCGTCGGCGTCGTCTCGACGCAGAATGTCACCGACCCCCGGCTCGGGCCCCATGCGCTTGACCTGATGGCGCGCGGCGCAAGTGCCGCCGAGGCGGTGGCGATCCTCGCCCGCAGCGGCGGCAAGCATATGGCCTGGCGGCAGGTTCTCGCGCTTGGCCGCTCCGGCGAAAGCTCGATCCATTCGGGAACCAATGTTCTCGGCATGTGGTCCGAGGCGCAAGGGCGCGACACGGCGGCCGCGGGCAATCTTCTCGCCGATGCCGGCGTTCCCGAGGTGATGGTGCAGCATTTCCAGTCGAGCACGGGTCATCTCGGCGCGCGTCTTGTCGGCGCGCTCCGCGCCGGACTTGATGCCGGCGGCGAGGCCGGTCCGGTCCATTCCGCGGGCCTGCTTGTCGTCGACAAGGAAAGCTGGCCGCTGGCCGAACTGCGCATCGACTGGACGGAAGACTGCCCGATCGCAGCCCTTGAGGCCGCATGGGAGGTCTATGCGCCGCAGATGCAGGATTATGTGACCCGTGCCCTCAACCCCGAGGCCGCGCCCTCATACGGCGTCCCCGGCGACGAGTGA